Genomic window (Chryseobacterium bernardetii):
GATATACGAAATGCACGAAGAGTGGATGGAACAGGAAGAGGAGGAAGCAAGAGAGGATTCACAGAATTATTGGCGAGAATTTAAAATGTCCAAGAATATAGGTGACAAAATTGAAAAAAAATTATTCAATCTAAAAAATTTGGATTTTTTTGAACAGCGTTTGAATTGTTTTAAAATCCAAAATGAATTTGACATCATTTGCCACAAAGTTGCTTTCGAAGCTTTTGCTCTTTATTCAGAATATCCAAATACAACAATTTTCAGAAATAAACCATCATCTGAAGAAAACCCATACGATGACGATTATTCCAATAAAGCTATATCAATGGATATGTACATTTCATTTGTAGCTAATACCAAAGGCTGTTTGTACAATAATATTGAAGATAGCATTAATGCGGAGTTCAATGAATACGGAAGCATTGAAGAGCCAACTATTTACCTACCTATTAATGGAACAGAAATTCCAAAAGCGGATTTTGATTTTGAAAATCGATTATTCACTTTAATGGAAGAATTACATCAAGTGTTAACCTATTAAAAAATTAGAATGAATAATGTAATTGATACCAATAAATATTTAGGAATGCTGTACGAACCAAAATCTGCATTGGTTTTTTACGAGTCCTTATATAAAAATGAAATGTATGTTGAACACTTTGATATGGACAGAAATGGAAATCCAATCAATGCACATCCGTTAACTGTAAACGAAGCAAAAACGTTAGCAAAATCTTTAGTCATTGATAAAGAAATCGAGAAAGCCTTTTTAAAGTCTAAAGGAATCTTAGCCAATAACATTTTGCATATTAACCCAAGCCAAAAAGGTTCAGTGATTTGGTACACCAAAGCACAAGAACGACAAATGTATTTTGTGAAAAATCTGGAAATACCCAGCGGAAAAGCAAAAGTTCCTGCTATGCTTTGGATTGCGGATAAAGAAAACCTTTCTGTTTTTGCATTATCAAACGATAAAAGACCAACAGAAAACACAACATTACATTACGCTCCATTCTTCAATGTTTATAACGATGGTGATGTTTGTATGGGAAATGTCGATATAAAAATTCAAAATTCAACTTCGGTAGAGGAATTTATAGAACAATGGGAGAGCTATTTTTTCAATTCTTATTTCAGCCATTTGGTAGGAGGTCATAATCCTATTGATGGGAACTTAGTAAACCTTTGGAAGAAATTGCTCAAATCAAATGAAGCGTTTCCCAATGAAATATTAAAAAAGAACAACAAAACCCTTAAAAATTTATTGCGATGATTACAACAAAACCAACCGTTCATTTTGTGGACAATTCTTTGCTTAGTCCAACGAATCCGATTTCAGTTAATCTTATCGGTGGTGGGGGAACAGGTTCAAAAGTCTTGACCGCTTTAATGGAAATGAATCACAGTCTTATTGAATTAGGACACGCAGGATTACAAGTTCGTCTTTGGGACGATGATATTATCACAAGTGCCAATATAGGAAGACAACGGTTTGCGGAATGTGAAAGAGGATTGTATAAATCCGTTGCATTAATCAACCGTATCAATCGATGGGCAGGAACCAATTGGAAAGCCGAAACCCAAAAGTTTGAAAAAGATAGTTTCGGCAGATTTTCAGTAGATGCTAAAGCAACGATTACGATGACCTGCGTAGATAATGTACAGGCAAGGTTTGGTGTTGCAGAAATTTTAAAAGAGAAAGATGATTACAAAAGTTTTAGCAATCAACCGAAGTATTGGATTGACTTTGGGAATGGTAAACATACAGGTCAGGTCTTGTTATCTACTGTAGGAAATTTAGGACAACCCAAATCCGAGAAATATGAAACAAGAGGTCATCTTCCATTTATTACTGAGGAATTTGGAGACCTGCTAAAACAATCCGAAACAGAAGATGATACACCAAGTTGCAGTCTCGCGGAAGCATTGGCAAAGCAAGATTTATTTATCAATTCAACTTTGGCTCAAATGGGATGTTCGCTTTTGTGGAATTTGTTCTGTGATGGATTAACTGAGAACAGAGGTTTTTTTCTTAATCTAAAGAACTTCCATTCTCAAGCGATTAAATTGTAGATTTTGCTGTCCGATGAAAGTCGGGCGGCAAAAATGCAATTCCTCCCTTGGGGTCGGAAACGCATTTTTGCAAAATAAGAAGCAACCCCATTTCAAAAACATCTCCGTGCGTGAACTTTGGATGTTTTTGAAAAAAAGTTGCGGAGTATTTTATTTTTTTGAATTATTAAAATCAAGTAGATTCAAAAAATCTTGTTCAGTCATCTTAGTTCCAAACAACTTTTAAATCTTTAAATTCTAAGTTTGTTTTAGTTTTCTCAAACGTATTTCTCTCTGGCTGTGAGGTAGTTTTGAATTTAAATATTTTGATAAATAAGGGTTCACCTTGTATATCTTTAAATGAAAAATTTAGTTTCAAAGGAACATTTTTGGCCAATTCAGGAAAGGTTTTGCTGGATTTATACAAGTCAATTTTGTGTTCATTACCTTCAATATCTACAATACTAATATCTTCGATTGTCATTTTTTTATTCTCATCCTTGGACTCAATAATGAAACTTATTTCAATGTTTTTCCCAGCTCTATTACCTGTAACTTTTGTGATTCTATAAGAAGAATTTTCTGTTTCTGTTTCGAGAATTGGCTTATTGATGTCAAGCACTTTTTTTAGATAATCGTTTTCAGAAGTCAAAACTTTATTGGTTGATTGCAAAGCTTCGTTTTCTTTTTTTATAGCTTCACAGTTTGTTTGGCCAAATCCTGATATTGCAATTGAAAGTACTGATAAAGTAATTAGTTTTTTCATAAACCCTCTTTAATAATGTGTTTGTTTGATATTCAAATATACGATTATTGATTTCTATTTCCTGTTTTACAATTGAAAAAAGGTTCTAATTCTTATGCTTTTTTTCTGACTACATAGGTTGTTTTCAGTTTGCAAAAATATAAATCCTGTTTCTGCTCAAAAAAATCTTTTTGGGTTTCTAAAAAAATCTTTCCACTTCGCTTCAATAATTTGTTCAGACACTCCTAAATCCTTCGGACAAAAAGATTTCGAAGCCTTCATTTCATTCTTCCATTTCGGTTTTGACTGAAACTGGATTTCTATCGTCAAAAAGCAATGAAAAACAACTCAATAGTCAGAAAAAATTAAAGCACAGCAATCTGTGACTTTTCCAAAAAATAAAACAAAATACAAACATTTTTAAAATTTCAATTATGAAAAATCCAAACATTTCAGCCAATGATTTTTATGACAATTTTATGGGAACAGAATCTTATTACTCCTATATAGGAAAACTGTTATTAACAGATGGTGTCATAACTATAGCTCGGGAAGAATCTTGTTTCTGGTTTCTTGACTGCATCGCATCCTACCAATTTTCAGAAAAATTTCAAAAAGAAGAATTCCAAGTCTGGAAAATCGAAAGAATTGAAGAGAATAGATTCAACCTTTCTGCGACTGACGGAAATGATAATGTTCTGGCTACACAAGATATTGAGTTTTCTGATTTCTTCTTTAATGAGTTTACAATCTGGAAAGAAGATAATGTTTTACTCCTACCAAGTGAACATTAATCACAAAGAACCTCACGATGTACAGGCAATCGTATTTTTTTAACTTAAAAATTATTACAATGGGAACATATTCAATAATATATCTGAAAAAACCAGAAAATGCTAAAGAGATTAATGAACTTCTTAAAGAAAAATACAACCTAAAATATGAAACTTACAATGGAATAGAGTATGGTCTATTCTTTTCGCAAGAGATGTTTGATGAAGATTTACGATATATGAATGAAGAAAAGGAGGGATTTTCTAATTTACCACATTTTAAACGCCCTATTTCCAAAGAAACTTACTATTCTCTTATTTTCGGAGCAGGAAATTGTTTTGGAGATATAGGAACTGTCTGCATTAAAATCTCAAGTATTTCCGAAAAAGACATAGATACTATTAGGTCTCTTCAGGAATTTTCAAAAACTCCGGAATTTAAAAAGTTGATTAATTTCAGAAAATCTAAAAATCTTCAAAGATTATTGCAGACTAAAATTTAGTTAGTGATTATAAAGCCAATTGGAAGTATTTTCCAATTGGCTTTTTTTATAAAAGATTCGCAAAAATGCATTTCTTCTCTTTGGTCGAAAATACATTTTTGCGAAATATAGAGCAACCATTTTAAAAATATCTCAGGTCAAAACTTACCAATGATTTTGAAAAGAGTTTATAGATAAATAATTTTAGTGGATGTTTATATGAAACCATCATTAAATTTTAAAGCGGAATTATTTTATTCTTCTTCAGCCAACCGTAGTCTTGAACGCTCCAACCATTCTTTATCAATGTTAATGATGGTGAAAGGAGCTTCAGGATTGTTTCTTTGATTAAATACAAAAATCTTGGAGAAAAAATCCTGTTTTATGCCAAGTGCTACTGACTTGTTTAGATTAAAGGATTTCCAGTGGCTAAAGATTCGTTTTGGTACATAAAATTCAAAATCTGTCGATTGAGTCCGATTTTGTGGGTTGTAAACAGTTAGTGTCCAGATGTTAGGATTATCTTCTGTCCAATGTATTTCTGCTTTTAAAGTGTAAAAGATTCCGTAATTATTCTGCCTATTTAAAATGTTGTCTTCGGTTCTCGTTCGTGAGAATAAAAAAACCATATCACCAGTTTCCAATAATCCTACATAAGAATATCTCAAAACTGTGTTAGAAAAAGTAACAATATCCCCAATGATGTTATCATCACTCAAAAAGTTATATGCTCGTCGGTAATTAAAATTCGATAAATCACCATCTCTATCTTTTAAAAAGTTATACAAGTTTTGAATATCATCTTGATTGAAACTGTCAATAAGCCTTTGAGTAATTCCATTAAAATTATCTATTGTACGTGGACCTAAAAACCAGCTTAGAGATAACAAAGGTATTTTGTTATTTGATGCGAATTCTACAGCAGGTTTACTAAAGTCATTCACTGACGCAACGCCTACCTGATACAAAAAACGGGTTCTGGTATCTATTGCGTAAGAAGCTCTTCTATTATTTTGCCTTTCTAAGATACTTTCTCTTGTTACAATTTCAAAATCATTCAAATCATTTCTTAAGCCAGCAGCATTCCTTACAATTGTTAGACTTGTAACTGATCCGTAAGCTTTGCACTCAAAGAGTAATTGAGTTGGATAGGCAAAGGGCATCTGAATTGGAGGATTCATTATGATATCGGCATCGTGTGCAGCTCCTTTGCCATTTATAAAAAATAGCCCTCCTCTTTCAAAAGAAAAAAATTCTTGGGCTTGCACATTGGTGAATCCACAATTTTTCAATAGCTGTCGAACAATGTACTCTAGTAAAGCTCCTTTAATATTGCCTGCTTTCATTAGAAGATGTTATTAGTTTTAAAATGAAAATCTAAAAGTCAAATATTCTGTGTTTGCTTATCATTAAATAAGTTATTAACAGAGCTTCCACGCGCTTTCAGAAATTTTGATTACATCAGATTCAGACAAAATGCTGGGCATTACACTAACGTCTTGTACCAAAGTACGTGATATTTTTATTCCATAATTATTGTTTAATCTAACCGAGTAATTAAAGTCATCGTTTAAAAAGTGTTCAACATACAAACCTAAGTCTGTATTTATTATTCTAGTCTTATTAACTAAATCAATTACTGTGGATGTGTTTTCTGTAGTTTTATGCATATATTTTTATTTGTTTATCCATCTAATCAATTCCTTTTCTCCCTCTACCAAATTCGAGTTGTACTCAAAGACTAAATTATCATAAAGTCCTTGATTAATAATATATCCTAGATCTTCATAATAATTTGTTTCTGTCTCTGTAATTACAGTTAGACAAGTATTATTCTTTTTGTTAATTTTTAAGATGTTTGCAATAATGTGGTTTTGAATATCCAAAGAGGCGTGCATAAAATAGTCGAATTGTTTAGTGCTGTTATCGACAATTATTAAGTTCATAATGATTATAAATTTGAGTATGGTTACTACCCAAATATACGCAAAAATTTGCGAATTTTTTAAATTTGAATTACCGGTGAAATCTAAAAATAATTTATTTTTAAACTTTTTACAATCAATAATTAGGCGTTACAGTAATTATAGGATGCTTATTTTTATTGTTCGATAAGAAAAATTCCCGACTATTTTCGTTTTTTATTCTTCTTTCAAGTAAGTTTACGAAAGGTAATTTAATTTCTTGCGTACTTATAATGTTCTTCTATTTATTTTGCTACCTGTATAAAATTTGCACACTCAAATAAAAGGGGTGTTTAAATTTTATACACTCAATTCTTAAAAGTGTACAAATTATTACCCACAATTCATTAATAATGTACAGAAATTGTACATTCTCAAAATAGTTTCTTTCTAATCTTTTTTATTTCAAAAGCAATTTTAGTACAAGAAGTTGATAATTAGACTAATAGTTTGTTTTTTGGAGCTCTGAAAAAAGTAAATTCCTTATACAGCAAGATGTGTCTTTGTATATACAAACTTTTCAAGTTTGATACACAAAGACTCTCTTGCCTTTTCTTCAAAAAGGGTAAAAAACTGCGGAACTTGTTTTTTTGTTTTCTGTGAAATTAGGTTTAAGATTCCAGATTAATCCAGATTATTCTTTTTTAATCTCCAGAGATTCCAGAATCATCCAAATTCATCTTATTTAGCCCAGCTCCCATTAACACTATTGTTTTCAAGGTTTTGATGTCCCAACTTTGCAGAAGAAATGTTAACCAAAAAACGAAATGAGAATACCTTTTTATTTTTTTCTGCTATTTACTGTGATAACTATGCGAGGGCAAGTCGGAATCAATACCAAATTACCAGAAGCTACTTTGGATGTTGTAGGAAAACCAAGTGATTCTAATCATTATGATGGCGTAATTCCTCCTCGTATTACAGGCGACCAGTTATCTGCTAAGGTATATACTTCAGGTAAAAAGGGTGCTATCGTTTTTGTGACATCTCCTGCGACCAATTTAGTCGGTCAGGTTAAGTCTGTTGTTGAAACAGGATTATACTGTTTTGATGGAAGTTTTTGGCAGCTACTTTTACAAGATAAAGATCCAATCGAATATTTCATTTTACTGACATTCGACCCAACCAGTACTGCAGGTCTTACTGCAACATCAACTTGGTCAACTCCGAGAAATCAGTGGGGTAATACAAACGCATATTTGACTTCATCGAAATCTTACTCTGTAGGAACAAAAAATTTTGGAGGATTAAATGGAAATATATCTTTTAAAAAAATTAATGGTATTGTCAATATCCGTTTTCAGTTATACAGATTAGATAGTGAACCAATCACAGGAAATACTTTCATAAACATTGGAGATATATGCAGTGATTTAGGGTTTGTTCCGTATCAAATCGCCCTACTGCATCGAGAAAATTCAACACAATATTTTCCAGCCTTGCTTGAAAATTATGGTTTTCAAATTCCGCAAAGCACTTTAAGTTCAATGTCACCCTCATTTTATACATATGGAGAAGTGCAAAGTTATTCTAACTGGAGGAAGCCATATCTAAAATAGAATTTTCAAAATTGAAATTCTGATACAAGTGATGAAAGAAAGCGATTCTATAACCAAATGAATTTAAATAAAAACAATAATAAAATGAAAACACTTATTTATCTTTTTTTGTCCTTTTTTGGTATAGCGGTTCACGCTCAAGTCGGAATCAATACCCAAACACCAGAAGCAACATTAGAAGTTGTAGGCAAACCCAATGATACTAATCATTATGATGGAATTATTCCACCACGTATCACGGGAGAGCAACTGGCAACAAAAACTTATTCAACTGCGAAAAAGGGAACAATAGTCTTTGTCACATTACCTGCTACAAATTTAGTTGGCCAAGTCATTCATATTACAAAATCAGGTTTATATTATTTTGATGGTAGTGCGTGGATACCTTTTATTCAGGAAGACCCTCTAAATAACGTTGCTCTCAGAGGAAACTCCTCAACTGTCGAACTCGTTGTCAAAAGTAATCTCCATCTTGATTTTGATAGTAAGGAAAATTATACACTTGGAAATTCCCGAAGTCAAATTACAGGCGAGTATAATTCCATCGTTGCAACAGATTCGAAGATCACTTCAGGAAAAGGAAATTCTGCTAGTTTTTACGCAATGTCTCAGGGAGAAATAACCGGTAAGTTAAACTATGGAGCAGGTGTATCAGCACTAAATGGAATTGCAAACGGAATAATTTCAGGAAACAGAAATATTGGAATCGGAGCAGGAGCAATGTCATACATCACTTCCGGAAATGATAATATATCGATAGGATATTTGTCAGGTACAGGAAACCGAACAGGTTCAAACAATGTATTTATTGGTGTTGGAGCAGGTAGTCCAGCTTCTGGAAATAGAAGCGTCAGCAATAAATTAGCTATACATTCAACCCCCGTTACAACAAGTTCAACCAACTTCTGGGATAGTATCACAAATAATTATACTGATTACAAATTCGCGTTGATTTCGGGGGATTTTTCTGAAAGATGGCTCAATATCAATGGAAAATTAAGTGTCACTCCTTCACAAATGCCAAATGCAGATAACGATTCTTCATATACGAAAAGAGTGGTGGCTAAATCTGATGGATCATTTGGTTTTGCTACTGAATTAATTCCTCAACCACCACCTGTAGGAACGTATGTTCTAAAGAGTGTAAATGGTGTGGCAAACTGGGAAGCACTTTAATGCATTGCAAATTTAATTGAACTTAAAAAAATAGAGTGATGAAAAATTACCAAATATTTTTAATTCTGTTATTATGTATTTCATTGACCTCCTGCAAAACCATAGTAGCTAATCCTGGGAAACCATTAATTGAAAGTTCAATAGAAGTTGGCAGAAGCTATGAAGTTCAAGATTTTAATGCAAAAGTACTTAATCTAAAAATAACGGGATTTGATAAAGATTGTATCTATGGAATTTCAGCTAAGAAAGAACAGATTAGCCTTGAGAAAGCAGGCATTAGGCAAATGAAGAAATGGAAAGTATTGAATTCTGTTTTTGTTGGCGCTTTAGCAATTGCTGCTCTAATTTTTATTCCAATTTAGATATACCAGAATGAAACTATTTACTATTTCAAATGAGTCCGATTGAAACCGAGAATAAGACTATCATTTTTAGAATCAGTAATCAGAAAAAAGAAAAGTGGAAAAAAATATGCGACACAAGAAATATTTCTCTTACAAGTTTAATCATCAATTCTGTCGAAAACAGAATTTTGGAAGATGAAAGAAGAAAAGTTCTGGAATTCATTGAAAAACAAGATAATGTTTTTGTAAAGATCGAAACCAATATCAATCAAGTTGCCAAGATTGTAAATGCCCAAAAATTCATTAGTTCTGAGGATTTAAAAGTTTTTTCTGAAAAGCTTTCAGAAGTAATAATTCTAAAAAAAGAGCAGAACAAAATATTTGAAAACATTTATTCTTTGCTATCTAAATGATTGTTAAGATAATGAATCCAGCAGGATCCGACTTTCCAGGAGTTAATTACAATGATAAAAAAATAGACAAAGGAAAAGGGGAGTTGATGATGATGAAAAACTTTCCGTCCTTCATTAATGAACATAGCAATAAGCAACAGGTAAGAGATTATTTAAAAGCTATTTCGGCTGGAAATAAAAGAGTAATTAAGCCTCAATTTCACGCAACAATTTCAACCAAGTTCAGGGAGCATTCCAAAGAAGAACTTACAAAAATTGCTGATGACTTTATGGATGAATTGGGATATGGAAAGCAACCATTTATTGTGGCTTTCCATAATGACACAGAGAACAATCACATTCATATTGTTACGACTCGAGTAGATAAACAGACTGGAAAGAAGATTAATGACAGTTACGAAAAGTTAAAAGCTCAAAAAGCTTTAGCTAATACTCTCGAAAAACTTTACGGAATCAAACCGGAGGAAGTATTGAACAAACTGTTGAACTACAAAATGAGTTCCCTCCATCAGTTTGAAACTTTACTTAACAGAAATGGCTATAAACTGGGCAAAAACACAAATGATGCGAAATCTTTGACCATTTTAAAAAACGGAGTAATCCAGCGAACATTATCAGGAGACCAGATTGTTTATGATAATAGAAAGAATGAAAGAAGAACAAAACAACTGAAAGCCATTTTTTCCAAGTATAAAGAGATTTATTCCAACAAGGTTTTCAAAGTTGAGGATTTTAGAAAGCAGGAAGCGATGCTTCCTGAAGAAAAGCAAAAAGCTGATTGGACACCGAAAATTGAATTTGAAAGTGAACTTCAGAAGAAGCTAAGAGATGTTTTTGGGATTGACTTGGTTTTCCACCATAAAGATGAATTTCAACCTTTTGGCTATACTGTAATTGATCATAAAACAGGCGCAGTTTGTAAAGGAAGCGAACTAATGAAAATGAATGAGTTGTTTGAATTCACTTCGGCGAAAATGGACAAGAAACTGTTTGAAAGTCTCAAGGATTACAATATTCCAAATGATGAAACTAAAGCAGTACTGCAAAGGTTTTTGAAAGATAGAAACCCAAAAAATGAAATACAATACTTTATGCTTTTTGAGAATAAAAAGCTGAAAAATAAGGACACATTCACAGCTATCAGAAACGATGTAAAAGAATACGTGAAAAT
Coding sequences:
- a CDS encoding PRTRC system protein B; its protein translation is MNNVIDTNKYLGMLYEPKSALVFYESLYKNEMYVEHFDMDRNGNPINAHPLTVNEAKTLAKSLVIDKEIEKAFLKSKGILANNILHINPSQKGSVIWYTKAQERQMYFVKNLEIPSGKAKVPAMLWIADKENLSVFALSNDKRPTENTTLHYAPFFNVYNDGDVCMGNVDIKIQNSTSVEEFIEQWESYFFNSYFSHLVGGHNPIDGNLVNLWKKLLKSNEAFPNEILKKNNKTLKNLLR
- a CDS encoding PRTRC system ThiF family protein; protein product: MITTKPTVHFVDNSLLSPTNPISVNLIGGGGTGSKVLTALMEMNHSLIELGHAGLQVRLWDDDIITSANIGRQRFAECERGLYKSVALINRINRWAGTNWKAETQKFEKDSFGRFSVDAKATITMTCVDNVQARFGVAEILKEKDDYKSFSNQPKYWIDFGNGKHTGQVLLSTVGNLGQPKSEKYETRGHLPFITEEFGDLLKQSETEDDTPSCSLAEALAKQDLFINSTLAQMGCSLLWNLFCDGLTENRGFFLNLKNFHSQAIKL
- a CDS encoding transposase produces the protein MKKLITLSVLSIAISGFGQTNCEAIKKENEALQSTNKVLTSENDYLKKVLDINKPILETETENSSYRITKVTGNRAGKNIEISFIIESKDENKKMTIEDISIVDIEGNEHKIDLYKSSKTFPELAKNVPLKLNFSFKDIQGEPLFIKIFKFKTTSQPERNTFEKTKTNLEFKDLKVVWN
- a CDS encoding DUF6876 family protein — its product is MKNPNISANDFYDNFMGTESYYSYIGKLLLTDGVITIAREESCFWFLDCIASYQFSEKFQKEEFQVWKIERIEENRFNLSATDGNDNVLATQDIEFSDFFFNEFTIWKEDNVLLLPSEH
- a CDS encoding bacteriophage spanin2 family protein gives rise to the protein MKNYQIFLILLLCISLTSCKTIVANPGKPLIESSIEVGRSYEVQDFNAKVLNLKITGFDKDCIYGISAKKEQISLEKAGIRQMKKWKVLNSVFVGALAIAALIFIPI
- a CDS encoding relaxase/mobilization nuclease domain-containing protein, with translation MIVKIMNPAGSDFPGVNYNDKKIDKGKGELMMMKNFPSFINEHSNKQQVRDYLKAISAGNKRVIKPQFHATISTKFREHSKEELTKIADDFMDELGYGKQPFIVAFHNDTENNHIHIVTTRVDKQTGKKINDSYEKLKAQKALANTLEKLYGIKPEEVLNKLLNYKMSSLHQFETLLNRNGYKLGKNTNDAKSLTILKNGVIQRTLSGDQIVYDNRKNERRTKQLKAIFSKYKEIYSNKVFKVEDFRKQEAMLPEEKQKADWTPKIEFESELQKKLRDVFGIDLVFHHKDEFQPFGYTVIDHKTGAVCKGSELMKMNELFEFTSAKMDKKLFESLKDYNIPNDETKAVLQRFLKDRNPKNEIQYFMLFENKKLKNKDTFTAIRNDVKEYVKIQNNKDVNIIKSEEGKYYVIYSRLHYIGELKPMIGEKQYQEFLNPQLESTKENKEGNELKKAVNEMFFELMRSSANSKDPAENELKKRRKKKGR